Proteins from a genomic interval of Syntrophorhabdaceae bacterium:
- a CDS encoding BACON domain-containing carbohydrate-binding protein translates to MQKFVVPGSGLKTVSEIGGYFKSAAASVKFALYTHDGVNNCPGTLVANSDSGAVSFESTTYTKISKAYWTHPVLAGGSTYWIGVMVDRQASMTYIAGFARGGTSTALIGSYDGALWHTAAGLTEDYGLYAVYADADASPDPPLSLHNPYKSTVNSYKGQTHAHTCYSDGVNTPEALAAGYKAAGYDFLFITDHNYLTTLPVVEGLLVMHGVEESFAAGHIISLNPTKVEVRTADDPPQEILDKINNDGGYAIMAHPHLLWSTDKLRALWGYSGIEIKNSLVDSEDRWDWVLETLGRRVWGFAADDCHNVALCIRNWINVFADSLTPSDIMTSLRSGNFYATEGAVITSVSVVNGKVVIETPDASTIEFITSGGLPAHTVRHATSAAYKPLHPNKYVRMRVTRDSDSLRAWSNPIWIQKTLTVTKPGNGAVTSTPSGIDCGERCTAAFPSGEIVTLTATAGDGATFIGWSQGCTGNGNCEVDMTVPNFVTALFSPCAYTISPIDPKTFAPRAGATTIGIKGIGGKGIACGAPTVRASDSSWIKVTPLPWKHNKGRVRVAATANPSPSERAGNVFIGENTFAITQKGATCIIGNFAPPSQSVRVTGGSYTFEVAISPRNCTWTAIADKDWITITSGGGTGTGTVSYTVQADTTSRSRSGAITILGPNGKKKLYNVIQAGK, encoded by the coding sequence GTGCAGAAATTCGTCGTTCCCGGTTCAGGGCTTAAAACAGTCTCCGAGATAGGCGGATATTTTAAAAGTGCCGCCGCATCGGTGAAGTTCGCTCTCTACACCCACGATGGGGTCAATAATTGCCCGGGAACACTGGTGGCCAATTCCGACAGCGGCGCCGTGTCGTTTGAATCGACAACTTACACAAAGATCAGTAAAGCCTACTGGACACATCCGGTATTAGCGGGTGGCTCTACATATTGGATAGGTGTAATGGTTGACCGGCAGGCCAGTATGACGTATATTGCCGGTTTTGCAAGGGGCGGAACATCGACAGCCCTGATCGGTTCCTATGATGGCGCTCTATGGCACACCGCAGCCGGCCTTACAGAGGATTATGGCTTGTACGCAGTCTATGCAGATGCAGATGCTTCACCGGACCCTCCTCTTTCGCTCCATAACCCTTACAAAAGCACGGTAAATTCCTATAAAGGGCAAACCCACGCGCACACATGCTATTCCGACGGAGTAAATACGCCGGAAGCGCTTGCTGCGGGTTATAAAGCAGCCGGCTATGACTTTCTGTTTATCACCGACCATAATTACCTCACTACCCTGCCTGTGGTGGAGGGTCTTCTTGTCATGCACGGCGTGGAGGAGTCTTTTGCCGCCGGCCATATCATTTCACTGAACCCCACCAAGGTCGAAGTCCGCACGGCCGATGACCCACCGCAGGAAATACTGGATAAAATAAATAACGACGGTGGGTACGCAATCATGGCCCATCCTCATTTGCTGTGGAGTACCGATAAATTGCGCGCTTTATGGGGATATTCGGGAATTGAAATCAAGAATTCGCTGGTGGACTCGGAAGACAGGTGGGATTGGGTTCTGGAGACGTTGGGACGAAGGGTGTGGGGGTTTGCGGCCGATGATTGTCATAACGTCGCATTGTGCATTAGAAACTGGATCAACGTGTTTGCGGACTCCTTGACTCCGTCCGACATTATGACAAGCCTTCGCAGCGGGAACTTCTACGCCACCGAAGGGGCGGTCATTACCAGTGTATCCGTGGTAAATGGGAAAGTCGTGATAGAGACACCTGATGCATCCACAATAGAATTCATAACTTCCGGCGGCCTTCCGGCGCACACCGTGCGTCATGCGACTTCCGCGGCATATAAACCTCTCCATCCAAATAAATATGTCCGTATGAGGGTTACGAGAGATTCCGACTCCTTAAGGGCATGGTCAAATCCTATCTGGATTCAGAAGACCCTCACCGTCACCAAACCCGGCAACGGCGCGGTCACCTCGACCCCTTCCGGCATCGACTGCGGAGAGAGGTGTACCGCCGCTTTTCCTTCCGGTGAAATCGTGACTCTCACCGCCACCGCAGGTGACGGCGCAACGTTCATCGGCTGGTCGCAGGGATGTACGGGGAATGGTAATTGTGAGGTCGACATGACGGTGCCGAATTTCGTTACCGCCTTGTTCTCTCCCTGTGCCTACACCATTTCCCCTATCGATCCCAAGACTTTTGCCCCCAGGGCAGGCGCTACGACCATCGGCATCAAGGGGATAGGCGGAAAAGGGATCGCCTGCGGCGCCCCCACCGTGAGAGCCTCGGACTCTTCATGGATCAAGGTGACTCCCTTACCGTGGAAGCACAATAAAGGAAGGGTGAGAGTGGCAGCAACCGCCAATCCTTCCCCCTCCGAACGTGCGGGAAACGTCTTTATTGGGGAGAACACTTTCGCGATTACCCAGAAGGGGGCAACGTGCATCATCGGGAACTTTGCCCCGCCGTCTCAATCGGTCCGCGTTACCGGGGGCTCCTATACCTTCGAAGTAGCAATATCGCCCCGAAACTGCACATGGACCGCTATTGCCGATAAGGACTGGATCACGATCACCTCAGGCGGAGGCACTGGGACGGGGACTGTAAGCTATACGGTGCAAGCCGACACGACAAGCAGGAGTCGATCCGGCGCGATTACCATCCTCGGCCCGAACGGAAAAAAGAAGCTTTATAACGTCATCCAGGCGGGGAAGTGA
- a CDS encoding response regulator, with the protein MASKRGLHVLIVDCDKYMVEATVAMLELLGCTARGETQSLMALRVFSDNPDKFDLAILEPVMPELMGVDLAVRLKRIRRDFPVMLYSGYIGLSLAETIEAAGLGQAIFKPLGLQEMKESIQETMRPSSIGAQARLTSPPG; encoded by the coding sequence ATGGCTTCAAAACGAGGGCTTCACGTTCTGATTGTAGACTGCGACAAATATATGGTGGAGGCCACCGTGGCCATGCTCGAACTCCTGGGCTGCACCGCGCGGGGCGAGACGCAGAGCTTGATGGCGTTGAGGGTCTTTTCCGACAACCCCGACAAATTCGACCTCGCCATCCTTGAGCCCGTAATGCCTGAGTTGATGGGGGTAGATCTCGCCGTGCGCCTGAAGCGCATACGGAGAGATTTCCCGGTCATGCTCTATTCAGGCTACATCGGCCTGTCTCTCGCAGAAACAATAGAGGCAGCAGGACTCGGGCAGGCCATTTTCAAACCTCTGGGGTTGCAGGAGATGAAAGAATCAATACAAGAGACAATGCGTCCGTCTTCGATCGGGGCTCAGGCACGTCTCACTTCCCCGCCTGGATGA